The stretch of DNA AGCAGGTCGACGATCTCGTAGCGTTTGGGAGTGAGCACCTCTTGGGCCGTCTCCAAGCTCAGAACTTGGACGCCCTCCATACCCCCGCGGGCGAGGGCCCGGGCCATTTCTGAACGTCGGTCGATACGATCTTCCTCGCTGGCGGCTTTGAATTGAATGCTCGACATACTATATTTTCTCTTATCGTTGTGTAGATACCACAACGATATAAGTATTGTCTTACGGTCGGCTGAGCACCCTTCGGAGAGAATTTCTTACCACAACGGTCAGAATCGAAACATTTAAGTTCGTGGGGATATAATGTATATATGAGGAGCGTGTGCTTTGCTTCTCATATTGTAAGAATTTGAATATGTCTCAGAGTGATTTCAGCTACGGGTATGAAGTGACGACGTTTCGCGGACGGAAGTACAGCATCGGGGCTCGACTGGATCCCAGCATCAACAACGTAGAGTCGTTTGCCATTCTCCTCTACTTCCAGTTGGCAGACGGGACACGCGTCGAAGTGGCGAAAGTCGATGATTCGCCTCACGAGGAGGGCGACATCCACGTCGACCGCTACTACCGGGAGGTGGGCGCTGAGGTCAAGGACTTCGACACCGACATTGAGGACTGGACGGACGCGGAGGACTACCTCAAAGAGAATGGGCAACGGTTCGCGCGACTCTACCACGAGAACCACGGCACGGAGGTGAGAGCAGACGGCGCAAACGGCTGATCGCGTCGTCCTTGTTACGATATAGTTGTCCGCCAAAGAAAAAACATTGAATGTAGGAGTATACACACAAATTCCCACATTCAAGTGGGAGCTAGCCCTGTTTGTTTTTAAGTAGAGGTTCAGTCGATGGCCCCAATCTGAGGATTCCAACATTCGTGCCAGATAGGAGTTTAAACGTCTCAATACCAGCGAGTCAGGGTGGATCAATCCCAGGAATAGGTTGGAGCTGAATCCGTACCAGTCGACGAGTTCAGCCAACTTAGTCTAAGTAAAGGTTATATTGTTTCCGTAAGCCAGACAAAACATCCGGATGACTCGTAAACAGATAGGGAAAAACACGGGGAGGTCTGGGCGAGTAAATCTGTCCGGGCCTGAACTCGATAAGTTCGATGCGGAGGTGGGCGAGCCAATCAAAATCGACATCGCTGAGTCGAAAGAGATCGCTCACGCACTCATCAACAACAGCGACCGTGGAGAGTTCATCATCGTCTCCAAACCGGGGCAACAGGAGGTTGATTCATGAGTAGCTCGGACTATCCGAGTCTGTTTGAGGCGTGTACTCCTCGAGGAGATGTCCTCGACGGGACGCTGCAGGAGGATCAGTTCGCAGCTAGCTTGGCGACTGTCGCTCATTCGCCGGATGACTCCGCTCCGGTCTATCGGAATGCGACGCAGTTCTTCGATATGACGTACCCGACTGACGGGCTGCGAACGCTCCTGAGTAATCTCACGGGACGGTTCCTCGCCGCTGACGGATACGACAGCGGCGGTTATTCCAGCAGTATTCTGTGTCTGGACACCCGCTTCGGTGGGGGCAAGACGCACGACCTCATCGCCTCGTACCATCTCGCGAATCATCCGACTGATATTGGCGATCTCAGTCGCCATCTCGTAGAGGGTGAGGACGACCTCGGTGCTGCCTACCTAGATGCGGTAGATCAGGGTCTTGATGTCGATACCTCCGTCTTCGTCGGAGGACACGTCGACGCCCGAAATGCCCGGAGCGATCGGTCAGACCCGAACGCTCCGAACACGCGGACGATGTGGGGCGAAATCGCCTACCAGCTATACGGCCTCGATGGCTACGAATATATCAAAGAGTACGACCAGGACCGGAACGCACCTGGCGGGAATACGCTGAAGGGGCTGTTCGAGCTTGGTGATGGTCCTGCCCTCATCCTCATCGACGAGATTGCAGCCTACCTCGA from Haloplanus rubicundus encodes:
- a CDS encoding DUF7718 family protein, with the translated sequence MSQSDFSYGYEVTTFRGRKYSIGARLDPSINNVESFAILLYFQLADGTRVEVAKVDDSPHEEGDIHVDRYYREVGAEVKDFDTDIEDWTDAEDYLKENGQRFARLYHENHGTEVRADGANG